In Harmonia axyridis chromosome 6, icHarAxyr1.1, whole genome shotgun sequence, a single window of DNA contains:
- the LOC123682819 gene encoding histone H2A — MSGRGKGGKVKGKAKSRSNRAGLQFPVGRIHRLLRKGNYAERVGAGAPVYLAAVMEYLAAEVLELAGNAARDNKKTRIIPRHLQLAIRNDEELNKLLSGVTIAQGGVLPNIQAVLLPKKTEKKS; from the coding sequence atgtctGGTCGCGGTAAAGGTGGAAAAGTTAAGGGTAAGGCAAAGTCTCGTTCCAACCGAGCTGGATTACAATTTCCAGTTGGTCGTATTCATCGTTTATTACGCAAAGGAAATTATGCTGAACGAGTTGGAGCTGGAGCACCCGTCTATCTAGCCGCTGTTATGGAATATCTAGCCGCCGAAGTTTTGGAATTGGCCGGTAACGCAGCACGTGACAACAAGAAAACCAGAATTATTCCCAGACATCTTCAGCTGGCAATCAGAAACGACGAAGAGTTGAACAAATTGCTATCGGGAGTAACTATCGCTCAAGGTGGTGTTTTACCGAATATCCAAGCCGTCCTCTTGCCAAAGAAGACAGAAAAGAAATCATAA